In Brevinematales bacterium, the genomic window AAACTTTGAAAGTTTGTCGATTATGGACTGATCAATGTCTTTACCTTTTGAGAGTAGTATAAACGATATTCTAAGCAACGACTCTTTTTTTAGTTCTTCATTACCACTATTAGTTAAAGAAGAAAAGAATTCTAAAGCTTCATCATAATTTTGGTTATTGAAATTATAAAGTCCAACGATGAATGCAACATAATCTTGAAAGTACTTATTACACTCCGGACTTGTCACTAATCCTATTCCACTTGGATCTTTCTTTTCCATGAGCAAATAATTACCTACAATTAGTTTGGCCAGAGCAATTTCTTTTTCCAAAAGTTTCTGATTCGAAATAGAATTCAAAAGATATCTCACTCCAGAACTCTCATCACCCTCGTAAAACAGCTTAACTCCCTTAAGGAAAAGATATTTAGCAGTGTTGATATTTGAAATTGCTAGTAAATAATCCTCCATTTTTTCATAATCTGAGTTTGACAACGCTCCAACAAAACCTGCATAGTACCTATTTTCCACGTTAGTTATGTATAGGATGATTGATGTCACTAACAAAATTATAGACGTCGCCGTTATTATTGGTATATACCTTTTTATCATATACACTCTCACAAAATCAACACAAATAAGTTAACTACTTGACCTTAGTCAAAGGATGATAATAGTACAAAAAAGAAGGGTAAGGGTTTCCTTACCCTTTCAATTCACTAGTAGAGAATACTCTTTAGCTCTGTTATGATTTTTTGAGGTACAACTTTTAATTCCTGTACTGCTTCCTGAAGTGGTACCGCTACTATCTCTGTCCCTCTCAAAGCAACCATTTTACCCCACTCCTTTCTGAGTACAAGCTCACCAACATTTATACCAAATCTCAAAGATAGTATTCTATCAAAAGCAGTTGGAGATCCACCTCTTTGTAAATGACCCAAAACCACATATCTTGTTTCAATACCTGTTGTTTCTTCTATATATTTTGCTAGCTGTTTTGCTATACCGCCAAGTCTAACATGTCCAAATTCATCAGTTTTAGCATCCTCGAAAACAAAATTTTGTGCTCCTCCCGCATCAAGTATAGCTCCTTCTGAAACTGCAATTATAGTATATAACTCACCTTTTTCTTTTCTTTTCTTAACAAACTCGGCAACATCCGTTATCTTCGTTACTTCCTCTGGAAGCAGAACCATATGCGCTCCACCAGCAATACCAGACCACAACGTTATCCACCCTGCATGTCTTCCCATTATTTCAACAACCATAACTCTTCTGTGTGATTTTGCAGTAGTATGTAGTCTATCAATCGCTTCCATAGCAATATTAACAGCAGTATCAAATCCAAAGGTGTAATCTGTAACATTGAGATCATTATCAATAGTTTTGGGTGCTCCAACTACTGGAAATCCATCTTTAGCTAACTTATTAGCAGCTCCTAGAGTATCCTCCCCACCTATTGCTATAAGAGCATCAAGCTCTAACTCCTTGAAACTCTGATGAGCTTTCTTGACAGTATCTTCATTTTTGTAAGGATTTGTCCTAGAAGACCCCAATATGGTTCCCCCTTCTTTGTGTATCTCTCTAATATCGTCATCTTTTAAAACCACATACTTTTTCTCAATCAATCCTCTCCACCCCTCCAAAAGACCTATAATCTCAACATTTGGTAAATCCTTCTTTATTCTTAAATAAGCTCCTTTTATAACCCCGTTTAAACCAGGAGCATCACCCCCACCTGTCAAAATACCTATTCTCTTCATAAAAACCTCCTAAAAAGTTTAGGATAGAATTCTAACTAATATGCTAAACTAAATTCCATTTTTTAATTTTGACTTTAAACTCTAACTAAGATAACCCCTTAAAAACCATAATATCAATCTTCTTATAACCTCAAATCTCAATACTCTTGGTTTTAGCAAAGCTTTACTTTAACGTAAAAGATCACAATTTTCTTGTTATCAAAAAAAGAAAGAAAAAATCCAAAAGGTTAATCTTCTCTTGCTAGGAATCTGGTAATTCTTATTATAGCTTCTTTTATTCTGTTTTTGTTTTGAACCATAGCAAATCTAACATATCCTTCACCATACTCACCAAAACCACTACCAGGAGAACAAACAACTCCAGTTTCTTCAATCAAAACTTTCGTAAATTCTAATGATGTAAGCGCAGAATATTTAATAGGTATTTTAGCCCATACGTAAAAAGTAGATTTTGGCATATCTACACGCCACCCTGCTCTATTAAGCCCTTCGACAAACATAGTTATTCTATCGTAATATTCTTCTTTTACCTCTTGTATAAAGTCTTCACAATTTTTCAAAGCTTCAATCGCCGCAAGCTGTATAGCTTTGAAAACACCAAAGTCTATATAGCTTTTTGTCTTTTTGAGTATCTCAATTAATTTATAGTTTCCTGCTGCAAAACCCACTCTCCATCCAGCCATATTAAAATTCTTAGATAAAGTATGAAATTCTATACAAAAATCCTTTGCCCCTTTAACCTCAAGAATACTCGTAGGACGATATCCCTCTTCATATATAAGATCAGAATAAGTAATATCACTTATTACTATTATACCCTTATCCTTAAAGAAATCAACAAGCTCTTCATAGAAATCTTTCGAAACAACAGCTGTTGTAGGATTCTGTGGATAACTAACTATCAGTATTTTGGCTAGTTTTAATATTCCTTGGTCTATCTTTTTAAAATCTAAAACATAATTATTCTCTTCAAGTAGAGGTACATAGTATACTATACCACCAGAGGCTATAATTCCATTAAAATGTGCTGGATATGTAGGTGAAGGAACTACTACAATATCTTCACTATTTATAACACCCAAAGCAAAGTGAGCAATACCCTCTTTTGAACCTATAAGTTGTAGTATTTCCTTTTCGGGATTCAAAGAAACATTAAACTTCCTTTCGTACCAGTTAGCCACTTCCTTTCTAAATTCCCTTTCTATCTCTCCATCGTGCCTTGAATAACTATGTACATCATCTCTATCAAGAGCTTCTTTCAGTTTCTGTATTACCCTTTGTGGAGGTTTCATATCTGGACTACCTAAACTAAAATCAATAGTATCTACCCCCTTTTTCTGAGCTTCAAGTTTCATACTGTCAACAACAGAAAAAATATAAGGAGGTATTCTTTTTAACCTATTTGCTTCCGAAAACTCATGCTTCATAGACATAATTCGATTATATCAACATATTATAAAATCGTAAAATATTTTATTTCAATTAGACATTTAAAACTTTGAAAGCTAGCTAATAAATTTTTATTGAAAAAATAAGAGTACAAACAATAAATTTCTAATCATGAAAAAACAAATATTCCTAATAGGATACAGAGCAACAGGCAAAACTACCATAGGTAAAGAATTATCCAGAATGACAGGTTGGAAGTTAATAGACACTGACGAAGAAATTGAAAAGTCTACAGGAATAAAGATAAAAGATATATTTGAAAAATACGGTGAAAGTAAATTCAGAGACCTCGAAAGCCAAGTTCTGAAAAATATATCAAGTCAAGAACAAATTATAGTATCAACAGGTGGAGGTATAATACTACGTAACGAAAATAGAGAAATAATAAAAAGAGGTTTAGTAATATTGCTTTACTCTAGCCCAGAAACAATAATAAAAAGAATGACAGAAGAAAGCCATAGACCAGCACTTACAGACCTACCACTAGAAGAAGAAGTAAGAAAAACTCTTTCAGAAAGAGATAAACTATACAACGAGATATTTCACATAAAAGTCTACAATGAAAATATAACAATAAGCTCTATATTATCTTTACTGAAAAACTGTATACCTTTCATTACTAACTCACAAAACTCTTAATACTCTTATACACTAAATAGAAATTCAAGTTCTAAAACATAATTCATTCCACATAAGATGTACTTGTTGGTTAAGCAATAAGACTTTATTTAATTTTATTTAAATGCTTTACTAAATCCATTATCATTTCACTATTATTATTCTTAAAAAATGCGCTACCTATAACAAGCAAATTAGCTCCGCTATTTACGAGAGTTTGTACATTATCCAAGTTAACTCCACCATCAACCTCAAGATAGATATCTCGGTTATATTTATCAAGTATTTCTCTAACTTTAGAAACCTTCGATATAGTAGAAGGTATTAGGGATTGGCCTGAAAATCCTGGTTCAACAGTCATTACCAACACTAAATCAACAATATCTATGAAAGGTACTACTGCTTCAACAGGAGTTTGAGGTTTTATTGATATACCTACTTTCTTGTTATTCGACTTTATGAAATCGATTATATCTTTTGAAAATCCGTCAGCTTCGTAATGTATAGTAACTATTTCAATATTTTCTAACATAAACCTACTAACTTTCTCAATTGAGAGAGATATCATAAGATGTACATCACCTGGTATTCCTGAATATTTTGCTATTTGTTCAGTTATCAAAGGGCCAAAACTTATATTTGGTACGAAATTGTTATCCATTATATCATAGTGGATGTAATCAACACCTAATTGTTTTAGTCTATCTAGCTCTCTTTTTAGATTAATGAAATCTGAAGCAAATATTGATGGAGCAACTTTGATTTTTCTCATATGTT contains:
- a CDS encoding ATP-dependent 6-phosphofructokinase codes for the protein MKRIGILTGGGDAPGLNGVIKGAYLRIKKDLPNVEIIGLLEGWRGLIEKKYVVLKDDDIREIHKEGGTILGSSRTNPYKNEDTVKKAHQSFKELELDALIAIGGEDTLGAANKLAKDGFPVVGAPKTIDNDLNVTDYTFGFDTAVNIAMEAIDRLHTTAKSHRRVMVVEIMGRHAGWITLWSGIAGGAHMVLLPEEVTKITDVAEFVKKRKEKGELYTIIAVSEGAILDAGGAQNFVFEDAKTDEFGHVRLGGIAKQLAKYIEETTGIETRYVVLGHLQRGGSPTAFDRILSLRFGINVGELVLRKEWGKMVALRGTEIVAVPLQEAVQELKVVPQKIITELKSILY
- a CDS encoding aminotransferase class I/II-fold pyridoxal phosphate-dependent enzyme produces the protein MSMKHEFSEANRLKRIPPYIFSVVDSMKLEAQKKGVDTIDFSLGSPDMKPPQRVIQKLKEALDRDDVHSYSRHDGEIEREFRKEVANWYERKFNVSLNPEKEILQLIGSKEGIAHFALGVINSEDIVVVPSPTYPAHFNGIIASGGIVYYVPLLEENNYVLDFKKIDQGILKLAKILIVSYPQNPTTAVVSKDFYEELVDFFKDKGIIVISDITYSDLIYEEGYRPTSILEVKGAKDFCIEFHTLSKNFNMAGWRVGFAAGNYKLIEILKKTKSYIDFGVFKAIQLAAIEALKNCEDFIQEVKEEYYDRITMFVEGLNRAGWRVDMPKSTFYVWAKIPIKYSALTSLEFTKVLIEETGVVCSPGSGFGEYGEGYVRFAMVQNKNRIKEAIIRITRFLARED
- a CDS encoding shikimate kinase, with translation MKKQIFLIGYRATGKTTIGKELSRMTGWKLIDTDEEIEKSTGIKIKDIFEKYGESKFRDLESQVLKNISSQEQIIVSTGGGIILRNENREIIKRGLVILLYSSPETIIKRMTEESHRPALTDLPLEEEVRKTLSERDKLYNEIFHIKVYNENITISSILSLLKNCIPFITNSQNS
- the rpe gene encoding ribulose-phosphate 3-epimerase, translated to MRKIKVAPSIFASDFINLKRELDRLKQLGVDYIHYDIMDNNFVPNISFGPLITEQIAKYSGIPGDVHLMISLSIEKVSRFMLENIEIVTIHYEADGFSKDIIDFIKSNNKKVGISIKPQTPVEAVVPFIDIVDLVLVMTVEPGFSGQSLIPSTISKVSKVREILDKYNRDIYLEVDGGVNLDNVQTLVNSGANLLVIGSAFFKNNNSEMIMDLVKHLNKIK